In the genome of Quercus robur chromosome 3, dhQueRobu3.1, whole genome shotgun sequence, one region contains:
- the LOC126718755 gene encoding uncharacterized protein LOC126718755, whose amino-acid sequence MAETPLKRQREETQLEEYEESKRHKSFNQIVSLLDAEEEEPNQDLSSLITTLQQELSSDSNSHSIFDPLSFPTAENDPESLTTASSTMQDQNFTSSSSSSPKVLSKGGEEDDKERVIRHLLEASDDELGIPNREGGVGVVYDFGVEGLNGGDGYSFCDGLWELEDEAANYYTLLQSELFM is encoded by the coding sequence ATGGCAGAAACTCCATTAAAACGCCAAAGAGAAGAAACCCAGTTGGAGGAATATGAGGAGTCTAAGCGCCACAAGTCATTTAACCAAATAGTCTCTCTGCTTGATGCAGAGGAAGAAGAACCAAACCAAGACTTGTCCTCTCTCATCACAACCCTCCAGCAAGAACTCTCTTCCGACTCCAACTCTCACTCCATCTTTGACCCTCTCTCATTCCCAACAGCTGAAAATGACCCTGAAAGCCTCACAACAGCCTCTTCCACCATGCAAGACCAAAACTTtacctcttcctcttcatcttcACCAAAAGTTCTCTCAAAGGGAGGTGAAGAGGATGACAAAGAAAGGGTCATTAGACACCTCCTTGAAGCCTCAGATGATGAGCTTGGAATCCCCAACAGAGAGGGTGGAGTTGGAGTAGTTTatgattttggggttgaagggCTCAATGGAGGAGATGGGTACTCATTTTGTGATGGACTTTGGGAGTTAGAAGATGAGGCTGCTAACTACTATACCTTATTGCAGTCTGAACTTTTCATGTAG